TTCAGCGCGGCCTTGAACGTGGCTTCGAACGCCTCGATCCGCGGCAGCGACGTCCGGAGGAGATCGTCGACGCGATCCTCCGCCTTCGGACGGTCGTTCGTGCGCGTCAGGATCGGACCCAGCGCTTCGTCGACCACCGCATGCACCAGCGCCGCCTGGCTCGGGAAATAGCGATAGGCGGTAGCCCGCGAGACCTCCGCGGCTTCCGCCACCTCGCTGACGGAGGGCGTCGCGCCGGACTGCATCAGCCGCGTCGCCGTCTCCAGCATCAGCCGCCGCGTGCGCGCCCTTGGTCCGCGTGCCGGATCGGCTTCACCTTCGGTCGATTGACGTGAGACACTCATGTCAATATGATACGACCGTCTCAAAAATTTGCAACCGGCATCCGTCGGCTGCACCATGAACAGGGACCGCCTTCCCACCCGGAAGGCGCGGGAGGATCATGAAGCGCGTCTACGTCGTCGGCACGGCCGACACCAAGGGCGAGGAACTCGACTATCTGGCCAGCCTCGTCGCCGCGCGCGGAGCGGCGATCGCCCGCGTCGACGTCGGCACGCGGGCACCGGCCGACGGCTTCGATGTCGGGGCAGCCGAGGTCGCGGCCTTCCATCCCGGCGGCACGTGCGCCGTGCTCGGTCTCGACGACAGGGGCCGCGCGGTCGAGGCCATGGGAACGGCGCTCGCGGCATTCCTCGCCTCCCGCGACGACATCGGCGGCGTCGTCGGCATCGGCGGCGGCGGCGGGACGTCCATCGTCACCGCCGGAATGCGCGCCCTCCCCTACGGCGTGCCCAAGCTGATGGTCTCGACGCTGGCCTCCGGCGACGTGGCCCCCTATGTCGACATTTCCGACATCGTCATGATGCCGTCGGTGACCGACATGGCCGGCCTCAACCGGCTGAGCCGGACGATCCTCGCCAACGCCGCAGAGGCGATCGCGGGCATGGCGCTGCATCCGCCCGCTCCGGCGCAGGACGCCCTGCCGGCCATCGGGCTCACCATGTTCGGCGTGACCACGCCTGCCGTGACGGCCATCGTCGAGCGGCTGCGCGACCGCTACGACTGCATGGTCTTCCACGCCACCGGCACCGGCGGGCGCACCATGGAGAAGCTCGCCGACAGCGGCATGCTGACGGGCTTCCTCGACATCACCACGACCGAGGTCTGCGACCTCGTCTGCGGCGGCGTGCTGCCGGCCACCGAGGACCGTCTCGGCGCGGTGGCCCGCACGCGGTTGCCCTGGGTGGGCTCCGTCGGCGCGCTCGACATGGTGAATTTCTGGGCCTTCGACACCGTGCCCGCGCACTACGCGGGCCGCACGCTCTATCGCCACAATCCCAACGTGACGCTGATGCGCACGAATGCCGGCGAAGCGCGCGCCATCGGCGCCTGGCTGGCCGGGCGTCTGAACCGCTGCGAGGGGCCG
The nucleotide sequence above comes from Aquibium microcysteis. Encoded proteins:
- a CDS encoding TetR/AcrR family transcriptional regulator, whose product is MSVSRQSTEGEADPARGPRARTRRLMLETATRLMQSGATPSVSEVAEAAEVSRATAYRYFPSQAALVHAVVDEALGPILTRTNDRPKAEDRVDDLLRTSLPRIEAFEATFKAALKLSLEQWAKRQAGSLGDEPPFTRGHRIDLLQDALLPLRDTLAEDDFQRLAQALSLIYGVEAFVVLKDIWGLDGERVQAVTRWAASALVHAAIEAGAGSRKPA
- a CDS encoding Tm-1-like ATP-binding domain-containing protein, whose amino-acid sequence is MKRVYVVGTADTKGEELDYLASLVAARGAAIARVDVGTRAPADGFDVGAAEVAAFHPGGTCAVLGLDDRGRAVEAMGTALAAFLASRDDIGGVVGIGGGGGTSIVTAGMRALPYGVPKLMVSTLASGDVAPYVDISDIVMMPSVTDMAGLNRLSRTILANAAEAIAGMALHPPAPAQDALPAIGLTMFGVTTPAVTAIVERLRDRYDCMVFHATGTGGRTMEKLADSGMLTGFLDITTTEVCDLVCGGVLPATEDRLGAVARTRLPWVGSVGALDMVNFWAFDTVPAHYAGRTLYRHNPNVTLMRTNAGEARAIGAWLAGRLNRCEGPVRLLIPEKGVSALDVEGGAFFDPETDAALFDAIEQTLVRTGDRQVMRLPLHINDPAFAAAAADIFLDISKT